Proteins encoded by one window of Streptomyces sp. NBC_01477:
- a CDS encoding DUF3099 domain-containing protein, protein MRKQGGPEVYQISGARTGLTEDVRGRQRRYIISMSVRTVSVILTVVLWNIERPLAWACLAIGLLLPYIAVVYANAGRENAPVAPAAYVPPPVRPALEATKVESGAERAAEPLADPADTF, encoded by the coding sequence ATGCGGAAGCAGGGCGGGCCTGAGGTCTACCAGATCTCCGGGGCGCGTACCGGGCTGACCGAGGACGTACGCGGACGGCAGCGGCGGTACATCATCTCGATGTCGGTCCGTACCGTCTCGGTGATCCTCACGGTCGTGCTGTGGAATATCGAGCGCCCGCTGGCCTGGGCGTGTCTGGCGATCGGTCTGCTGCTCCCGTACATCGCAGTGGTCTACGCCAATGCGGGCAGGGAGAACGCGCCCGTGGCGCCCGCGGCCTACGTCCCGCCACCGGTCCGGCCGGCGCTCGAGGCGACCAAAGTGGAGTCCGGAGCGGAACGCGCGGCCGAGCCGCTCGCCGATCCGGCCGACACCTTCTGA
- a CDS encoding GlsB/YeaQ/YmgE family stress response membrane protein: protein MGWLWAIIVGLVLGLIAKAILPGRQSLPLWLTVICGMGGSILGNAASTWLGVNDTKGFDWTRHVLQLIGAVIVVGLGDALWSAFKGRRRTTRV from the coding sequence ATGGGTTGGCTGTGGGCGATCATCGTCGGTCTTGTGCTTGGCCTCATCGCCAAGGCGATCCTGCCAGGCAGGCAGAGCCTGCCGCTGTGGCTCACCGTGATCTGCGGCATGGGCGGCAGCATCCTCGGCAATGCCGCGTCGACCTGGCTCGGGGTCAACGACACCAAGGGCTTCGACTGGACCCGGCATGTGCTCCAGCTCATCGGCGCGGTCATCGTCGTGGGGCTCGGCGACGCCCTGTGGTCCGCGTTCAAGGGCAGGCGCAGGACGACCAGGGTCTGA